The Podospora bellae-mahoneyi strain CBS 112042 chromosome 7, whole genome shotgun sequence genome includes a window with the following:
- a CDS encoding hypothetical protein (CAZy:GH16; EggNog:ENOG503NZGJ; COG:G) yields MEILSLLLLGGAVGVNAQQAPLTEDSRCGCYLMKGNETAYFKEHRFFDFRNHHHHASVPPVITEVKDTSDAPITSPFFNSTEWTDFWMISNWNNSHGIREDSTLLMVNSPNNVYLEANHDADSSPKSWLSLRTERLQKFQTTAEIESLSAKFKFVSIRMLARTIGARGAITAMFTYRHSEDYYQVQESDLEIRTSDPKNVIHCTNQPSLDSEGDVEVRASKNATMPNGLEWSDWAVHRLDWTPRSTTWYVNDIQVANIEFQTPKDVSNIILNAWSDGGEWTGNMTVGESAYLQLQWFEILYNTTEPEKRQEQGLGVCHSVCSVDGSPEVGRPVMLWSNGGGRGAGVFMGWVPVMIVTMFLLA; encoded by the coding sequence ATGGAGATTCtaagcctcctccttctcggcggtGCTGTGGGAGTCAATGCGCAACAAGCACCTCTCACCGAGGATTCCAGATGCGGTTGCTATCTCATGAAAGGCAATGAAACAGCATATTTCAAGGAACATCGCTTTTTCGACTTtcgaaaccaccaccaccacgcaaGCGTACCCCCAGTCATCACAGAGGTCAAGGACACATCCGACGCACCTATCACGAGTCCTTTCTTCAACTCGACCGAATGGACGGATTTCTGGATGATAAGCAACTGGAACAACAGCCATGGCATCCGCGAGGACTCTACATTGCTGATGGTCAACTCACCAAACAACGTCTACCTCGAAGCAAACCACGATGCtgactcctcccccaaatcatGGCTCTCACTCCGCACCGAGCGTCTCCAAAAGTTCCAAACCACAGCAGAGATAGAATCCCTCTCGGCAAAATTCAAATTCGTCTCCATCCGGATGTTAGCCCGCACGATTGGCGCTCGTGGTGCCATCACAGCCATGTTTACGTACCGCCACTCGGAGGACTACTACCAAGTACAAGAATCCGACCTGGAAATTCGCACCAGCGACCCCAAAAACGTGATTCATTGCACCAACCAGCCTTCTTTGGACAGcgagggggatgttgaagTCCGTGCCAGCAAAAACGCCACCATGCCCAATGGTCTGGAGTGGTCAGATTGGGCTGTTCACAGGTTGGATTGGACGCCGAGGAGCACGACGTGGTATGTGAATGATATACAGGTGGCGAATATTGAGTTTCAGACGCCGAAGGATGTGAGCAATATTATTTTGAATGCGTGGAGCGATGGGGGGGAGTGGACGGGGAATATGACGGTGGGGGAGTCGGCGTATTTGCAGTTGCAGTGGTTTGAGATTTTGTATAACACGACTGAGCCGGAGAAGAGACAGGAGCAGGGACTGGGTGTGTGTCATTCGGTTTGTAGTGTTGACGGGTCACCGGAGGTGGGGAGGCCGGTTATGCTTTGGAGCAatgggggagggcgaggggcGGGGGTGTTTATGGGGTGGGTTCCGGTGATGATCGTGACGATGTTTTTGCTTGCTTGA
- a CDS encoding hypothetical protein (COG:A; EggNog:ENOG503P1ZK) yields the protein MSTPAETESPAPPVAPEERIVNANATPQQETSPEADLKEADQTAKAIPPADEANSNEPNRNESTSSTKDAEETVPSPRESSPSPSQSSSDEEGEVSESEADHDHPPLPNEPLPGNCPPLPNEPLPGADNNNSSALPAEPTPVPEPADDGWEYHWNPNDNQYWFYNRFSNHWQLENPRQSTTVPQTAPPTASTPPQTDPTSISNPTSIAGGYNPAIHGSYDENAWYAVNARALQQQAEQSVIPPAPAEYAVGGYFNKQTGQWQMPEQGAERHSDEQKSRRQLNAFFDVDAAANMHDGRSLKAERAGKKPSKKELREFKEKRRARKEEKRRAWLRD from the coding sequence ATGTCGACGCCAGCCGAGACCGAGTCTCCAGCGCCTCCAGTTGCGCCAGAGGAGCGCATCGTGAACGCAAACGCGACTCCCCAGCAAGAGACATCACCTGAAGCAGACCTAAAAGAGGCGGACCAGACTGCCAAAGCTATTCCCCCAGCCGATGAAGCCAACAGCAACGAACCAAACCGCAATGAATCAACCAGCTCCACCAAAGATGCTGAGGAGACAGTCCCTTCCCCCAGAGAaagctcaccctccccatcacaaAGCTCATCCgacgaagaaggcgaagTCTCCGAATCAGAAGCCGACCACgaccacccaccactccccaaCGAACCCCTCCCCGGCAACTGCCCCCCATTACCAAACGAGCCCCTGCCAGGagcagacaacaacaactcctcAGCCCTCCCCGCCGAACCCACACCAGTCCCCGAACCGGCAGACGACGGCTGGGAATACCACTGGAACCCAAACGACAACCAGTACTGGTTCTATAATCGCTTCAGCAATCACTGGCAGCTCGAAAACCCCCGCcaatccaccaccgtccctcAAACCGCCCCACCCACggcatcaacacccccccaaacGGACCctacctccatctccaacccaacctccatCGCAGGAGGCTACAACCCCGCCATTCACGGCTCATACGATGAAAACGCCTGGTATGCCGTCAACGCGAGGGCGCTGCAGCAACAAGCGGAGCAGAGTGTTATCCCACCTGCACCGGCGGAGTATGCTGTGGGCGGTTACTTTAATAAACAGACGGGGCAGTGGCAGATGCCGGAGCAGGGGGCCGAGAGGCATTCGGATGAGCAGAAGAGCAGGAGGCAGCTGAATGCTTTTTTTGATGTGGATGCTGCGGCGAATATGCATGAtgggaggagcttgaaggcggagagggcggggaagaagccgagtaagaaggagctgagggagttcaaggagaagaggagggcgaggaaggaagagaagaggagggcttgGTTGAGGGATTAG
- a CDS encoding hypothetical protein (EggNog:ENOG503NY17; COG:S) — translation MASPPSDLRVLVRRLASTPADQLPRLCPVLVGHVLRCGEPLSASDAGKGKDKGAETPMLVHKLRTHITTLLTGRNASGRFAAVCLIKAVVDVGGWESLRAADPWVRGLISVAQKIDPLPSKELAVITLTKIYMLLQGYPTLIREMATPTLPSFVTACLQLVKSPSTPTSVIETVASSLSKLVMLYPTTLRPFAGQIKTALRTYVAPTTSDSVVVPHALRESSRRLFILLSYTAPKNGSSDEWVKSIKAAILDCHATADQIFRGVVESWESSTGYRPQPVRNELDPSGGGDSVDEFPSWEGIQPGSQRLVGLLEFLAEYLDNPTKAPVTVPVGELLDLTTRLTLVTPPSPSSEETMQTNPSISRDEKADLWTVLPDIHTAVLRLHGSAIRRLADSALPLSTDITDHTVRVLSFHRTNPAVREKVYNLASPLLTLAGPTLPRLTVDSLTPLIRQVCHDILLSAGHLDDAPKPTLPVEKAKQTVQGNADAFLSTPSATPASLFSPLPASLLASAATLLPLFLSHLPQPHLSPDIRSLVDRTAILSSNKEAMLASVLQPYKDSRGRYYPSILPFLVQKFGTSKEVEVVRSNLVRAGRYAQLNTDEYDPSANLDDLLADRQLRGEEAADEEMGDAGEQTDVVAVVEKEKRVVVSGWGTAVTNGTVQEAMEVDDDKPAEVNPFAVTVKETETAVVNKKRAASPLKRKSSGGLEVGEEAKVKRVAVAAAAAAAVAVDTKKVEEENSDSDDEGSVQIDMSLDDDDDEDEEEDDE, via the exons ATggcatcacccccatcagaCCTGCGGGTACTTGTCCGCAGGCTCGCTTCGACACCGGCCGATCAACTCCCAAGACTATGCCCAGTTCTGGTTGGACACGTCCTAAGATGTGGTGAACCACTCTCTGCTTCAGATGctggaaaaggaaaggaCAAGGGCGCTGAGACGCCTATGCTTGTTCACAAGCTCAGGACACACATCACCACGCTCTTGACGGGAAGGAACGCTTCGGGTCGCTTTGCCGCCGTCTGCTTGATCAAGGCTGTTGTCGAtgtgggaggatgggaaagTCTCAGGGCTGCCGACCCCTGGGTTCGCGGCTTGATCAGTGTTGCTCAA AAAATCGACCCTCTTCCTTCCAAGGAGCTGGCCGTGATCACCTTGACCAAGATCTACATGCTACTCCAGGGCTACCCGACTTTGATTAGAGAGATGGCTACTCCCACTCTTCCCAGCTTTGTCACAGCTTGCCTTCAGCTGGTCAaatctccatcaacccctaCCAGCGTGATTGAGACCGTGGCCAGCTCTCTGTCCAAGTTGGTGATGCTCTACCCCACCACTTTGCGTCCATTCGCTGGTCAAATCAAGACGGCACTCAGGACTTACGTCGCGCCAACCACTTCTGATTCTGTTGTGGTTCCTCATGCTCTCCGCGAGAGCTCTCGCCGGCTTTTCATCCTCCTTTCTTACACCGCCCCCAAGAATGGAAGCAGTGACGAGTGGGTCAAGTCTATCAAAGCTGCCATTCTCGACTGCCATGCCACCGCCGACCAAATCTTCCGCGGTGTTGTCGAATCCTGGGAATCGTCCACTGGTTATCGTCCTCAGCCAGTCCGCAATGAGCTTGACCCctctggcggcggtgacTCCGTCGACGAGTTCCCATCCTGGGAGGGCATTCAGCCAGGCTCTCAGCGCCTGGTCGGCCTCCTCGAGTTCCTCGCCGAATACCTCGacaaccccaccaaagcCCCCGTCACCGTCCCCGTCGGcgagctccttgacctcaccacccgcctcACCCTCGTCACCCCTCCCAGCCCCTCCTCCGAGGAAACGATgcaaaccaacccctccatcagcCGCGACGAAAAGGCCGACCTCTGGACCGTCCTCCCCGACATCCACACCGCCGTCCTCCGTCTCCACGGCTCTGCCATCCGCCGACTCGCCGACTCCGCACTCCCTCTTTCCACAGACATAACCGACCACACCGTCCGCGTCCTCTCCTTTCACCGCACTAACCCCGCCGTTCGTGAGAAAGTCTACAACCTtgcctccccccttctcacaCTCGCCGGCCCGACCCTTCCCAGGTTGACAGTCGACTCCTTAACCCCCTTGATCCGGCAAGTCTGCCACGACATCCTCCTATCAGCAGGCCACCTAGACGACGCAcccaaacccaccctccccgtcgaAAAAGCCAAGCAAACCGTCCAAGGAAACGCCGACGCTTTCCTTTCCACCCCGTCCGCCACCCCAGCGTCTTTATTCAGTCCCCTCccagcctccctcctcgcttCGGCTGCTACCCTCCTTCCATTattcctctcccacctcccccaaccgcACCTCTCCCCCGATATCCGCTCTCTTGTCGACCGCACCGCTATTTTATCCTCCAACAAAGAAGCTATGCTCGCGTCGGTGTTGCAACCGTATAAAGACTCCAGAGGGCGGTACTACCCCTCTATCCTTCCTTTTCTCGTTCAAAAGTTTGGAACGTCAaaagaggtggaggttgtcCGCAGCAACCTCGTCCGTGCCGGCCGTTACGCGCAGCTTAACACGGATGAGTACGACCCCTCTGCTAATCTCGATGATTTGTTGGCGGATAGACAGCTCcggggcgaggaggcggcggatgaggagatgggtGACGCTGGGGAGCAAactgatgttgttgctgttgttgagaaggagaagagagttGTTGTTTCCGGCTGGGGAACCGCAGTCACAAATGGTACAGTTCAGGAGGCaatggaggtggatgatgacAAACCTGCCGAGGTGAACCCTTTTGCTGTTACTGTCAAGGAGACGGAAACCGCTGTTGTGAACAAGAAGAGGGCCGCGTCACCGctcaagaggaagagcagcgggggtttggaggtgggggaggaggcaaaggtCAAAAgggtggctgttgctgctgctgctgctgctgctgtggctgtcgacaccaaaaaggtggaagaggagaatagcgatagtgatgatgaggggagCGTGCAGATTGATATGtcgcttgatgatgatgatgatgaggacgaggaagaagatgatgagtAG
- a CDS encoding hypothetical protein (EggNog:ENOG503NXNR; COG:T): MPDAVKAAHYIQQLDEARCDDNWDAVPELVRKVRKHAPERACLSQSATTEHSIIKASIKSTPDTTPSSLEAASQLPALLTVIENEQTYPQDRFQARVCAGWLHWVLREYSLALERLPRSFDEELSTTDAAVEPSEWTKVCALKTAYLRANCLARDGQRKGALEAFEIALPSLNTVWNAAPGGPARQQIRYWAELFLTEYCMLASQATREGEKSLSEGNCLSGFRTWARYWAGAAKGVAVAAQDQAGISGAGGYGFRGSVPRRQVWSEYYSALSEILQRDLAYPPSGVTVPVSNGETISARAQLRAELKKVETIYQGLLFSETKFPRADEERQEVEEFVARVMRNWTILNGRGWKEHDLGAGGRESLSRGTLDTLYGAATKTYHSTAILRHLFTVHLAVAEFDLAFVSFDSWFELVKKGKARVEKTGHREPALDDNATVLETISAAVAALCRYGGRESADKARKISEELEGLVKKWGGLDPESADPRDLVPPRSMALAWQSIGLANAQWARMTYESESRAAFQEKAIQCLRWSLSPEFGSVVDVRGVFALGVLYAEQRKLSVAVELVKTALLADKAVQEHEELHNGPYWRERSLIPLWHLLALMLSARQDYVLAARACEGAIEQFKDPIVLFGSRDLNGGFRSEHLNEAAVEKAGGDGIVDEMDDFEKESILEIKMTQLAILELVEGPTVAVNASTELLTLFPRLFGDLGEPTLEISKVEPPKTMATMRSFRDSMFGGRAAKGHQPRQSVATSRPQTANTTLTQQTSSETAIDVQPSRRSLRSGSLNGRSRNSLRKRDRSGSRQRAVSSGPPVPPLNGDKYQPTFEDPSSPQHFTYASKTVAGTLRPETTNSSALSKRTTDGPSEVGVGTGTLESFSPLLPFVQFSQEHSKRKRKGILVKVWLTISGFYRRAGLLDDAQKAIEEAQKIVQSFEGDVVSDTSGALNTRTAGWGMEKSVEAVLADVWTEGELSLALERPYQARADFETALTHFPDHPVAIVGLSNILLDICSEKLLPPPAVPGLDLGGASLVSEPHEDHQLIASPPSRYPELPSEPLGLGSPKHKSASRKPDREAVFDHEEEDETANGVSKASPSRLLGPQLPPPYKATSLPLIDRLAARDRAYGLLSGLTKLGSGWNYSEAWFALARAYEESGQAEKARAALWWVVELEDGMGVRDWGVVTAGGGYVL; the protein is encoded by the exons ATG ccCGACGCAGTCAAAGCAGCGCATTACATCCAACAGCTCGACGAAGCGCGTTGCGATGACAACTGGGATGCCGTCCCCGAGCTAGTCCGCAAGGTGCGGAAACATGCCCCTGAACGAGCCT gCCTCTCCCAATCAGCAACAACCGAACACTCCATCATCAAAGCCTCGATCAAATCCACCcccgacaccaccccctcctccctcgaagCCGCCTCCCAACTTCCCGCCCTTCTCACCGTCATCGAAAACGAACAAACTTACCCCCAAGACCGCTTCCAAGCCCGCGTCTGCGCCGGCTGGTTACACTGGGTGCTGAGAGAATACTCCCTCGCCCTTGAGCGCCTCCCCCGATCGTTCGATGAAgagctctccaccaccgacgccGCAGTCGAACCGTCAGAATGGACCAAAGTCTGCGCCTTGAAAACGGCCTATCTGAGAGCAAACTGTCTAGCGCGCGACGGACAACGCAAGGGTGCCCTCGAAGCCTTCGAAATCGCGTTGCCGAGTCTCAACACTGTCTGGAATGCCGCGCCAGGAGGGCCAGCGAGACAGCAGATACGATACTGGGCCGAGTTGTTTCTCACCGAGTATTGCATGTTGGCTAGCCAGGCtacgagggagggggagaagtcACTCTCGGAGGGGAACTGTCTCTCTGGGTTTAGAACTTGGGCAAGATACTGGGCTGGCGCTGCCAAGGGCGTGGCGGTCGCGGCGCAGGATCAGGCCGGTATttcgggggcggggggatATGGGTTCCGGGGATCGGTGCCTAGGAGGCAGGTCTGGAGCGAGTATTACTCTGCCTTGTCCGAGATTCTGCAGCGGGACTTGGCTTACCCCCCTTCTGGGGTTACGGTGCCGGTGTCGAATGGGGAGACCATCAGTGCCCGCGCACAGTTGAGAGCGGAACTCAAGAAGGTGGAGACCATCTATCAGGGTCTGCTGTTTTCGGAGACCAAGTTCCCGAGGGCGGATGAGGAAAGGCAAGAGGTGGAAGAGTTtgtggcgagggtgatgaggaattGGACTATTTTGAATGGGAGGGGCTGGAAGGAACATGATctgggggcgggagggagggaaagTTTGAGCAGAGGGACGCTGGACACATTGTACGGCGCGGCGACAAAGACGTATCATTCTACGGCGATACTCAGGCATCTGTTTACGGTACATTTGGCAGTGGCAGAGTTTGATTTGGCGTTTGTGTCGTTTGACAGCTGGTTTgagctggtgaagaaggggaaggcgagggtggagaagaCGGGCCATAGGGAGCCGGCGCTGGATGACAATGCGACGGTTTTGGAGACCATCTCTGCGGCCGTTGCGGCGCTGTGCAGATATGGTGGACGGGAGTCGGCGGATaaggcgaggaagatttcggaagagctggaggggctggTAAAGAAGTGGGGGGGTCTGGATCCGGAGAGCGCGGACCCGAGGGACTTGGTGCCGCCGAGGTCGATGGCGCTGGCGTGGCAGAGTATTGGGTTGGCGAATGCGCAGTGGGCTAGGATGACGTACGAGTCGGAATCGAGGGCCGCCTTTCAGGAGAAGGCGATCCAGTGTTTGCGGTGGTCTCTGTCACCCGAGTTTGGGagtgtggttgatgtgaggggggtgtttgCGTTGGGTGTTTTGTACGCGGAGCAGAGAAAGTTGTCTGTGGCTGTTGAGCTGGTCAAGACGGCGCTGTTGGCGGACAAGGCGGTGCAGGAACATGAGGAGCTGCATAATGGGCCTTACTGGAGGGAAAGATCGTTGATTCCGCTCTGGCATCTTTTGGCGCTTATGTTGAGCGCACGTCAAGACTATGTCTTGGCTGCGCGGGCGTGTGAAGGTGCCATTGAGCAGTTCAAGGATCCGATCGTCTTGTTTGGCAGCAGGGACCTCAACGGCGGTTTCAGGAGTGAGCACCTTAATGAGGCGGCTGTTGAAAaggctggcggtgatggcatcGTGGACGAGATGGACGACTTCGAGAAGGAGAGCATTCTGGAGATCAAGATGACGCAGCTTGCCATTCTGGAACTCGTTGAAGGTCCTACCGTGGCTGTCAACGCCAGCACTGAGCTGCTCACGCTGTTCCCCAGGCTGTTTGGCGATCTCGGCGAACCGACACTGGAAATATCAAAGGTCGAGCCTCCCAAGACCATGGCCACGATGCGCAGCTTCAGAGACAGTATGTTTGGCGGTCGCGCAGCCAAGGGTCACCAACCACGGCAAAGCGTGGCAACCTCCAGGCCACAAACTGCCAACACCACGCTCACTCAGCAGACCAGCAGCGAGACGGCCATTGACGTGCAGCCTAGCCGCAGGTCTCTGAGGTCGGGCAGTCTTAATGGTAGGAGCAGGAACAGCCTCCGGAAAAGAGATCGGAGCGGCAGCCGGCAACGCGCCGTGAGCAGCGGCCCGCCAGTCCCGCCTCTCAATGGAGATAAATACCAGCCTACCTTTGAGGACCCCAGCAGCCCGCAGCATTTCACTTATGCCAGCAAGACTGTGGCTGGGACACTGAGACCAGAGACGACAAACTCGTCGGCTTTGTCGAAGCGGACGACGGATGGACCTTCGGAGGTGGGCGTCGGAACAGGGACCCTGGAAAGTTTCTCACCTCTGTTGCCCTTTGTACAATTCTCCCAGGAGCACagcaagagaaaaagaaagggcATTCTCGTCAAGGTCTGGCTTACTATTTCGGGGTTTTACCGACGGGCTGGTCTGCTTGACGATGCCCAAAAGGCCATTGAGGAAGCACAGAAGATCGTACAGAGCTTTGAGGGCGATGTAGTCAGCGATACCTCTGGAGCACTGAACACCAGGACGGCGGGATGGGGCATGGAGAAGAGTGTTGAGGCTGTTTTGGCTGATGTCTGGACCGAG GGAGAACTCTCTCTCGCCCTGGAAAGACCTTACCAAGCGCGCGCCGACTTTGAAACAGCTTTGACGCACTTCCCCGACCACCCTGTCGCCATCGTCGGGCTCTCGAATATTCTTTTGGATATCTGCTCGGAGAagcttctcccacccccggcaGTCCCCggccttgaccttggcggCGCATCCCTCGTCTCTGAACCACATGAAGACCACCAACTCATCGCCTCCCCGCCAAGCCGGTATCCTGAACTGCCGTCTGAACCCCTCGGTCTTGGTTCGCCTAAACATAAGAGTGCAAGCAGGAAGCCGGATCGCGAAGCGGTGTTTGAccacgaggaagaggatgaaaCCGCTAACGGGGTTTCCAAGGCATCGCCGTCGAGGCTGCTAGGCCCGCAGCTCCCGCCGCCGTATAAAGCGACCAGCCTACCGCTTATTGATCGGTTGGCAGCGAGAGACAGGGCGTACGGGCTTTTGAGCGGGCTGACGAAGTTGGGGTCGGGGTGGAATTACTCTGAGGCGTGGTTCGCGCTGGCGAGGGCGTATGAGGAGAGTGGACaggcggagaaggcgagggctgcgttgtggtgggttgtggaactggaggatgggatgggggtgagggattggggggttgttacTGCTGGTGGGGGGTATGTTTTGTAG
- a CDS encoding hypothetical protein (COG:I; EggNog:ENOG503NUFU), whose product MDSSPTMLDTTPLPSWERQWRGGSKSKRATKPLHKKEVNHVSQQTLLLFSQLRYYLGTWKMDNKQMSRVTPKPKPYSVIDGAREALTSLEELCRHELPGNFSTLAGNVNITSSSGQGNKVHFPSPLKEQDATAAIKGLEARVASVIAGLRYGAEKPSVTVDIDKISGFLMSAYLTTIDGMDKTDPGVKERIPDTDLNRAQSILYRRLSANLYSTKNPGEYYHIHGSLNADITLQMLGLPKHRPDLTDYRECIDTIEAAVMRHTAAELDELNLKNRQAGIKAYTWEQFQELPHGKAMCSQPPFTVKPNPLDTTTPPVPFSSSSGSGPRFALKGIKVLELCRIIAGPTIGRSLAAHGAQVVKITCPTLPDVPFFQLDVNTGKHCISLDLKSSAADRETFSSLLAEADVLIDGYRPGALAKLGYSPSLLAEVAKSRNKGFVYVVEDCFGGTGAEGAEWAHRPGWQQIADCVSGVAYAQGKFMGLENEPVVPPFPMSDYGTGGLGSVAAMVGLVRRATEGGSWVGRTSLVQYDVFLQKLGLLPEGEQERLRGVFREAEKGMGGGGFFELRHSDSVDEVGRRALRGMRGVVPFLFEGDHMMSEGFSKGFGGVVRWPREAVEVEGLRVGHVRVARPNGWDTGRNEGGMWEGWEEDEIRA is encoded by the exons ATGGACTCGAGCCCCACAATGTTGGACACAACGCCTCTCCCCTCGTGGGAGCGAcaatggcgaggagggagcaagagcaagagagCAACAAAGCCTCTCCACAAGAAAGAGGTCAATCATGTCTCCCAGCAaactcttctccttttctcaCAGCTCCGGTACTACCTGGGGACGTGGAAAATGGACAACAAGCAGATGTCCAGAGTGACCCCGAAGCCCAAGCCGTATTCCGTCATCGATGGGGCCAGAGAGGCATTGACGTCTCTCGAGGAGCTTTGCCGACATGAGCTTCCAGGCAACTTTTCCACTCTGGCTGGAAATGTCAACATCACCTCGTCATCTGGCCAGGGAAACAAAGTTCACTTTCCCAGCCCTCTCAAGGAGCAAGATGCCACGGCAGCTATCAAGGGTCTGGAAGCTCGTGTTGCCAGCGTCATTGCCGGTCTGCGGTATGGCGCCGAGAAACCCTCAGTCACGGTCGACATTGATAAGATTTCTGGCTTCTTGATGTCTGCTTACCTGACCACAATCGACGGGATGGACAAGACGGACCCCGGAGTCAAGGAGAGGATACCGG ATACCGACCTCAACAGGGCCCAATCCATCCTCTACCGCCGCCTCTCAGCCAACCTCTACAGCACCAAGAACCCCGGCGAGTACTACCACATACACGGCTCCCTCAACGCGGACATCACCCTGCAAATGCTCGGCCTCCCCAAGCACCGCCCGGACTTGACAGATTACCGGGAGTGCATTGACACCATTGAAGCGGCCGTCATGAGGCACACAGCCGCTGAGCTTGACGAGCTAAACCTCAAAAACAGACAAGCGGGCATCAAGGCGTACACCTGGGAGCAATTCCAGGAGCTGCCTCACGGCAAAGCGATGTGTTCGCAGCCACCTTTTACCGTCAAGCCCAACCCGCtagacaccaccaccccgcctgtccccttttcttcctcatccgGCTCAGGACCGCGATTCGCCCTAAAGGGGATCAAAGTCCTCGAGCTGTGCCGTATCATTGCCGGCCCGACAATCGGCCGCTCCTTGGCTGCCCACGGAGCCCAAGTCGTCAAAATCACCTGCCCTACCCTTCCCGACGTCCCATTCTTTCAGCTGGACGTCAACACGGGCAAACACTGCATCTCGCTCGATCTCAAGTCATCCGCTGCTGATCGGGAGACTTTCTCGTCCCTCCTGGCGGAAGCGGATGTTCTGATTGACGGGTATCGCCCTGGTGCCCTCGCCAAACTGGGGTATagcccctccctcctcgccgaggTAGCCAAATCCCGAAACAAGGGCTTTGTTTACGTGGTTGAGGACTGCTTTGGCGGAACGGGGGCAGAAGGGGCAGAGTGGGCGCATAGGCCAGGCTGGCAGCAGATTGCGGATTGCGTCTCTGGTGTTGCTTACGCTCAAGGGAAATTCATGGGCCTGGAGAACGAGCCGGTTGTGCCCCCCTTTCCGATGAGCGATTACGGGactggggggttggggtccGTGGCTGCGATGGTTGGGCTGGTGAGACGGGCGACCGAGGGGGGGAGCTGGGTGGGGAGGACTAGTTTGGTGCAGTACGATGTTTTCCTCCAGAAATTGGGGTTGCTgccggagggggagcaggagaggttgaggggggtttttAGAGAGGCGGAAAagggaatgggggggggCGGCTTCTTTGAGTTGAGGCACAGTGATagtgttgatgaggttgggagacgggcgttgagggggatgaggggggtggtgccgttTTTGTTTGAGGGAGACCATATGATGAGTGAGGGGTTTAGtaaggggtttgggggggtggtgaggtggccgagggaggcggtcgaggtggagggcTTGAGGGTTGGGCATGTTAGGGTTGCGAGGCCTAATGGGTGGGATACGGGGAGGAATGAGGGGGGcatgtgggaggggtgggaggaggatgaaatTAGGGCGTGA